The Apium graveolens cultivar Ventura chromosome 3, ASM990537v1, whole genome shotgun sequence sequence TGATCTCCCCCTTCTCCAGACACTGCCTGATGAAATGATATCAAATATCTATGTGCTTGTTGCGCCCGTGAAAGAACGGATTCTTAGCTAGATCTATTGCTGACTTGTTGTCAATGTAGATTATTACAGGACCAATTTTCTCACCCGTTATCTGACCCAAAACATTACGAAGCCATATACCTTGACATGCTATTGCTGTGGCCGCCATAAATTCAGCTTCACATGAGGAGAGTGTTACGCACCTTTGTTTCTGAGATACCCAGGTGATCATGCTTTCATTGAGATAAAAAAGCATTCCCCCGGTGCTCTTCCTGTCATCCACTTGTCCCGCCAGATCACTATCAGAAAACCCTGATACCAAATGATTACCATTGCCTTTTGAGTACACTAAACCGAAGTGAATTATGCCCTTAATGTACCTCAGTATGCGCTTGACAGCTTCCAAATGTAACACGGTAGGGTGTTCCATGTACCTGCTCACAATTCCAACGACATAAGAGATGTCTGGTCTCGTATGCACTAGAAACCTCAAGTAGCCAACGGGACTCTTATAATCTATAGCATTAACCAATTCTCCTACCCCATCTTTGTTGATCTGTAAGCTTGGATCCATCGAATATTTAGATGCATTACAATTTGCCATCCCAGCCTTTTCAAGTACTTTTTTCGCGTAACCAGCTTGCTTTAGCTCAATGAAATCATCACCCTGATGCACTTCGATACCCAGATAGTAGCTTAATTCTCCCAAGTTTTTCATTTCAAAGATTTCACTCATCTGTTTTTTGAAGGTTTCAATGACTGTTGCACTTGAACCAGTAATCAAGAGATCATCTACATACACACCAACTATCACGCTATCTTCACTCGTTCTTTTTGTATAAATGACATGTTCATACGGACATTTAATAAAACCGAAGCCCTCCCGGAACTTATTCAATTTTGCATACAAGCACGTGGTTCTTGTCTTAGACCATACAATGCTTTAGCCAATTTGTACACAAGGTGTTCTTTACCTTTTCTTTCAAAACCTTCTGGCTGGTTTACATAAACTTCTTCAAGAATTTCACCGTTTAAAAATGATGTCTTCACATCTAAGTGGTGTACCTTCCAACCGTTTTTAGCAGCTAATGCCAGTAAGAGTCGAGCCGTTTCAATGCGAGTTACCGGAGCAAAAATCTTGTCAAATTCGATACCTTGCTCTTGAACGTACCCCTTAGCGACAAGCCTTGCTTTGTGTTTGACTATCTTCCCACCAGCGTCCCTTTTTATCTTGTAAATCCATTTCAATCCGATAGCCTTGTGCCCTTTGGGAAGGTCAGTTAGATGTCATGTGTTGTTTTTCTCTATCGACTCCATTTTTTTGACATCGCTTGTCTCCACTCGCTTGATTTTGTGGCATGCTTGTAATATGTAGGCTCATCAACCCCCATTTGAAGCAATTCCTCATCCAACTCAATGGGCTCTGTGTTGTTATAAATGTCAGCCAATGCTCGAAATCTTCTAGGTGGCTGACTATCATCATAACTGTAACTGTCTACCTGTGCAGCAGACGAGGTGTACGTCTGGGTGGGACTCTGATCATACTCGGTATGCTCCTCACCCTCTGAATAATTTACATCATCTTCTCTTTCGTTGTTTGCTCCCTGTGAGTTGGTATCATCCTCTCCAGTAATTTTAGGAACTATGACCCACGCATTACGATCAGTGACATTTCCTTGATCATTCTACACCCACAGCTTATCTTCTTCGAACACCACATCACGGCTCACacaaattcttttcttttatgGGTCATAAAAGCGATATGCCTTGGTCCCTGGTTCTTTTCCCAAGTTTATTACTTTCACACTTCTATCATCGAGTTTTCTTGTTTGACAGTTTGGCACTTTCATGTGTGCAATACAACCAAATACACGCACATGTCCCACATTTGGCTTTCTTTCAAACCACACCTCGTAGGGAGTCTCACCTGACAGTGCCCTTGTAGGTAGTTTGTTCAGAATATATACAGTATGCCTAATGGCCTCACCCCATATCATCGGTGGCAGTTTCATTTCCTTCAAATAACTTCGCGCCATCTCCACCACCGTTCGGTTTTGCCTTTTAACAATTCCGTTCTGTTGCGGTGTGTACGGGGCAGTATAATGTCTTTCAATTCCCTTTTTCTCACAGTAAGATTTAAATTCCCTCGAGTAGAACTCGCCTCACCGATCCGTTCTGAAAACCTTCACCTTTTTCCCTGGCTTATTTTCGACTAGAGAACAAAATGATTTAAAAGCACTCAAAGCCTCATCTTTGCTCTTCAATAAGTATGCCCACTATACCTACTATAATCATCGACAAACAAAAAGAAGTACTTGTTCCTTGATGCTGTATCAGGCAATACAGGGCCACACAAGTCACCATGGACCAAGTCAAGTACCTGAGTTGCACTATAATTGCTCTGAGACGGGAAGCGTTTCCTTGTCTGCTTTGCTAGCAAGCACCCATCACAAATACCAACCACCTAGGTAATCCTTGGCAGACCCTTCACCATGTGTCCCTTATACATTAAGTACATTGCTTTGTAATTAACATGTTCAAGGCGTATATGCCAAAGACGTGTTATTTCATTTGATTTTGACATAAGGCAACTTGGTTTTGTAGTCTCATTCAGGAGCTCGTACAATCTATTTTGTGACCTCTTTACTTTCATGAGCAATTTCTTCTTTTTGTCAAAAACCCACAGATACTCTCCTTTCATAGTTACTTCATTACTACTTTCAGACATTTGCCCCAGGCTAATTATCTTCCTACACAAATTAGGAATATAGTATACCTCAGTTAAGACATGTTCCTCCCCATTCTTGCACTTGAAGGTGATCGAACCTTTTCCTTCAATTTTTACAGTTGACCCATCTCCAAAACGAACCAAGCCAGATATTCcttcattattttgaaaatttgGACTTGCAACCTGTCTTATGGTTGCTCGCCCCATTATCAAGATACCACATATTTGATTCTACTTGTCCTTTTGTATCATCTATTTTTAGCGTCGGTATCACTTTTTTCTCGTTCAACAATGTCATAATTTCTTCTTCTTTATCACATTTTGCCAACAACAGAGCGGGCTCTTCGTCCTTCACCAGAGCCATGTTGACCTCCTGCCTCCGTTCTTCGTTCTTCTTTGGTTTTCGGCACTCAGCTGTATAGTGTCCAAAGATACCACAGTGGTAACATTGAAACTTGCTCTTGTCTCGACCTCCTCTTCTTCTTTGGCTACCACTTGTGTCAAGATCGGACTTATTTGTACGTCTCTGCCATTCCTCCCTGGTGAGTAACAACTTATTTTCATCATTCTCTCTTTTGGACCACTCTTCCTCATAAAGAAGTAATTGGCCTCCACTTGATTCAGTCTTACATTTCACCCTTTCTTCATGAGCCTTCAAAGATCCTGCTGCTTCCTCCACTGTCATGTTTTCAAGATCTCCAAATTGCTCCAAAGTGGATGTGATTTGAAGGAACTTTGCTGGCACAGCTCGAAGCAATTTTTTTACCACATAATCCTcatgttggaaaatatgggtataagtcccatattggtaagtcatatttttgagcattatgactaaaagatgtgtgagatatgatgatattctcttaataatggaaattattattttccattagaatttggctcaaatattatggcataaattaatttgattttgtttcagattaattgatatggtgtatgtcttgatatatttaatctgattctgtttcagattatttatggaatagagtagcttgcaagtattacaccgattccataattaatgatatttaattatggaaaagagtagcgcacaagtctatctacacctatataaacacctctaaggcgttagggttagacacaccaaaaacatattcgcctctaaacacaaatctctctctctcggtgatagtttcgtgcccgttcaagctcgctgaaggtgctcgttatccgtaacgccgccgctacctcgttttatcctgggaggctatcgactcgcacatacggtgagaggcgaaatagctttaaggagacagtttcaactggactcgaggatctctcttctgtttatatcttttcttcctccgtttgatttcgtttcctcacacacacacttgtttgattatttgtattaatcgcagattattttcacaatcttaaagctatttattttatatacatctgtgactgatacatctgtatctgcttgttttgttgagtaacagatcgatggagaaccaaactgtgaacgattcgatgaacatgacggctgatcccaacgcacagatcactggatctgatggggttcaccagcagccgattaaccctaacgcacggatcgtacgatctgatgggggtcaaacgcctgttggacatgtgccttcgggacatgtgccttcgggacatgtgcctgtgggacacactgtcattggacagtttagtgttcctcttggacagatatcggcaggattcactcctccgatcatacctgcggtgcctactggtgtgcatacacctgtagtacagacgcacgtaccatctgttccacccgtggtgcctgctgcacctgttatgccaactgtgcctgctgcacatgctgaaaaacctgagaagttcaacggaacgaacttcaaacgttggcaacaaaagatgcacttttatctgaccacgttgcatatggatcgcttccttaaggaagaaccaccgttgctcactgctgagagtaacatgcagactgtgtatgctgctgatgcttggaagcactccgactacatctgtcggaactatgtgttaaattgtttgtctgactcgttgtataacgtatacagcgcaaagccaacagctaaggtcttatgggagtcacttgaccataagtataaaaccgaggacgctggggcaaagaagtggattgttggccgctttcttgattataagatggcagactctaagactgtggtcagtcaggtgcaggaactgcaggtgatcattcatgacattcatgctgagggaatggtcataagtgagtctttccaagttgctgctgttattgaaaagcttccacctggatggaaagatttcaagaactaccttaagcacaagcgaaaggagatgtctatggaggatcttattgttagacttcgtattgaagaagacaacagagggtccgagaagaaagttaacattgccactgagaaggcaaacatggtggagcatgctcaaagctccaagcccaagaaggctaattctggtaaaggggcaaagctggcacccaagggagggatttcgaagtcgaaatttcaagggaagtgctacaactgtgataaagttggtcataggtcttctgactgcaagaagcccaagaagcccaacaagaagaaagaagcaaacatggtagagaatatctccaaggagatgggtgacatagacctctgtgctacggtctctgaagtgaacctggtcggttctaatccacgtgaatggtggattgatactggtgctactaggcatgtttgctcagacaaggcggttttctctagcctcaaagcttccgatgctggtgagaaactctacatggggaattcagcaacttctaccattgagggtgaaggcatggtgatcctgaagatgacctctgggaagaatctgactttgaagaatgtactttatgtgcctgatattcgcaagaaccttgtgtctggttctctgttgaataagcatggctttcgcattgtaatagagtcagataaagttattttgtctaagagtggtatgtttgtaggcaagggttatttaactgatgggctttttaagctcaatgtaatgtccgttaaggacgataatgaaatgaagaattcttctgcttacttgcttgagtctcctaatttatggcatgctagattaggacatgtaaattatgacactttacgacgtttaagtgcaaaagaatacatacctaaacttactatcgatccaaaacataagtgtgagacttgtgttgaggcaaaattaacgagatcatcatttaaacgtgtggaaaggaacaccaaagtgctagacctaatacatagcgacatatgtgatttaaaattcgctccaacaagaggaggaaacaagtattttattacattcattgatgattgtacaaaatactgctatgtatatttgttgaaaagcaaagacgaagctatagataaatttaaaatctataaggaagaagttgagacacaacaaactgagaaaatcaaaacgatacgaagtgatcgtggaggtgaatatgttgaaccgtttggggaattctgttcacaacatggtataatccatgaggtcactgcaccatactcccctcagtcaaatggtgtggctgaaaggaagaatcgcactctgaaagagatgatgaatgcgatgttgttaagctctgggctcccacaatcgatgtggggagaagccatcttaagcgcaaataatattttaaatattacgatgcgcaagaataaggatttaagtccttatgaaatgtggaagaaaaagaaaccaagttaccaacacctgaaagtgtgggggtgccttgcaaaggtactgatccctacaccgaagaaggtgaagataggtcctaagactgtggattgtgtcttcatcggatatcctccacacagcactgcatatcggtttcttgttcatgaatccaagattcctgatattcaaaagaataccattatggaatcaagaaatgcctcattttttgagacgatgtttccctgtaatccaggaaaccaacaacctacgacgtctaaacgatctcatgagtctgtagatgacgataatgagagtgacgaaagtgaagacgaaaatgtgggggtagtgagaaggagcaaaagacaacgaacggagaaatcctatgggtctgattttatgacctatttgctcgaagaaggtgacccaaaaacttataaggaggcggttacctcacctgatggacctatgtggaaagaggccatcaagaatgaagttgattcaattatgcaaaatcatacttgggaattagtggacttgccaactggttgcaaaccattaggtagcaagtgggttttcaagaagaagttgaaaactgatggcactattgataagtataaggccagacttgtaattaaaggatacaagcaacaaaaaggccttgattactttgatacatattctcctgtaacgagaataacgtccataaggatgatgtttgctattgctgcaatgcgtaatgtaactgtacatcaaatggatgtgaaaacagctttcctaaatggagacatagatgaagaaatctatatggaacaacctgaagggtttgttgtcccaggacaagaaaggaaagtgtgtagattggtgaaatcattgtatggtttgaaacaagcgcctatgaaatggcatgaaaaatttgatgaggtcgtgctggccaatggtttcaaaatcaatgaatgtgatagctgtgcctattacaaggataacgagaacagctatgtcaaggagaatgacaatggctatgtcatgatgacactatatgtagatgatctacttattgttggaagcaatgataaagttatcaaatctacaaaggacatgttgaaatcaaggttcgacatgaaagatatgggactagcaaatgtaattctgggaattcaaatttctagaacatcagagggtctcgcattaagtcaaccacattatgttgacaagatccttgagaagtttcttaaggatgactttgagaaagttaggacacctgtggatatgactttgcacctatccaagaacaaaggtgtagctgtttcccaattggaatactcgaggataattggtagtctgatgtacctcatgagttgtacaagaccagacattgcatactcaattagcaagttgagtaggtttacgagtaatccgggagctgatcactggaaaacgattataagggtactaaggtacttgaggggaactcgagactatggactgcactatggcagatacccagcagtattagaaggatatactgacgcaaattggatatctagcaagaaagcacttaagtctacgagtggctatgtgtttacattagccggagcggcaatatcatggaaatcctcaaaacaaacggtgataactcattccacgatggaagctgagtttgtggcactagataaatgcgccgaagaggctgaatatctacgtcagtttctggaggatattccaagatggccaaagcctgtaactgcaatagggattcactgtgatagtcaatccgctattggcagagcacagagcacgatgtataatggaaagtctcgtcatatacgacgacgacacagttccattagacaattgatctcaaccggaattatcactattgactatataccgtcaaaggataatatcgcggatccactaaccaaagggttatc is a genomic window containing:
- the LOC141714763 gene encoding uncharacterized protein LOC141714763: MTVEEAAGSLKAHEERVKCKTESSGGQLLLYEEEWSKRENDENKLLLTREEWQRRTNKSDLDTSGSQRRRGGRDKSKFQCYHCGIFGHYTAECRKPKKNEERRQEVNMALVKDEEPALLLAKCDKEEEIMTLLNEKKVIPTLKIDDTKGQVESNMWKIISLGQMSESSNEVTMKGEYLWVFDKKKKLLMKVKRSQNRLYELLNETTKPSCLMSKSNEITRLWHIRLEHVNYKAMYLMYKGHMVKAKQTRKRFPSQSNYSATQVLDLVHGDLCGPVLPDTASRNKYFFLFVDDYSRYSGHTY